From Microbacterium sp. LWH11-1.2, one genomic window encodes:
- a CDS encoding ATP-binding protein, which produces MIRTVSIWRWQLVFTASIVAIVVMITAFTPETLGIPLFIAALALVVVTTLLAFVLPWHRLPRRAVAVLPLLDALAVGFATSAPDIRLGLLWVFPVTWLATYFTMPWVLAGVAFCGVCLVLFAERTGDTADLLLRVLTVIITLSFLGVTVRIGSQRARAARRLLERRSEQVNRAAERAETNQRRVTQIIDALGVALVVVAGDGRILQMNDAYRALYGRGRFGETLASAAVEYDRRRGAAVPPGRTTLARAANGERLHDERVWLFDSEGHWRALQVSTQPIAAAAEGAHVTLVVIDDITELLEAAEERRALAAVVSHELRNPLTAIIGHVDLLLERDDLAPQVTAQLEVIANAGERMEGLVASTLETTKSAPAEPFEPVDLREVVEASAASYAPLISGNRQELGISGAESLVIYGDAFRLRQVLDNLLSNAVKYTPAGGRIDVRLGTAADGQAEVVISDTGTGIAADELPRLFDPYFRTDRAVQAGIAGTGLGMGIARGIIEAHEGSIGVESGVGAGTTVTLRFPQRRVKEVLE; this is translated from the coding sequence ATGATCCGCACGGTCTCGATCTGGCGATGGCAGCTGGTGTTCACAGCCAGCATCGTGGCGATCGTCGTCATGATCACCGCATTCACGCCGGAGACGCTGGGAATCCCGCTGTTCATCGCGGCGCTGGCCCTCGTCGTCGTCACGACGCTGCTGGCCTTCGTCTTGCCATGGCACCGGCTCCCGCGCCGGGCGGTGGCCGTCCTTCCGCTGCTCGACGCGCTCGCCGTCGGGTTCGCCACGAGTGCACCCGACATCCGGCTCGGACTGCTCTGGGTCTTCCCCGTCACGTGGCTCGCCACGTACTTCACGATGCCCTGGGTGCTCGCCGGGGTGGCCTTCTGCGGGGTCTGCCTCGTGCTCTTCGCCGAGCGCACGGGGGATACCGCCGATCTGCTGCTGCGCGTCCTCACCGTCATCATCACGCTGAGCTTCCTCGGCGTCACGGTGCGCATCGGCTCGCAGCGGGCACGGGCCGCACGACGCCTTCTCGAGCGGCGTTCGGAGCAGGTGAACCGCGCGGCCGAACGGGCTGAGACCAACCAGCGCCGGGTCACCCAGATCATCGACGCGCTGGGCGTTGCTCTCGTCGTCGTCGCCGGGGACGGGCGGATCCTCCAGATGAACGACGCCTACCGCGCGTTGTACGGCCGAGGCCGCTTCGGCGAGACGCTCGCGTCGGCCGCGGTCGAGTACGACCGGCGGCGCGGTGCCGCCGTGCCGCCGGGCCGCACGACCCTGGCGCGCGCCGCGAACGGCGAGCGCCTGCACGACGAGCGGGTCTGGCTCTTCGACAGCGAGGGGCACTGGCGCGCCCTTCAGGTGAGCACGCAGCCGATCGCCGCCGCGGCGGAAGGCGCGCACGTCACGCTGGTGGTGATCGACGACATCACCGAGCTGCTGGAGGCGGCCGAGGAGCGCCGCGCGCTGGCGGCCGTGGTCTCGCACGAGCTGCGCAATCCGCTCACGGCCATCATCGGCCACGTCGATCTGCTGCTGGAGCGCGACGATCTCGCTCCACAGGTCACCGCGCAGCTCGAGGTCATCGCGAACGCGGGTGAGCGGATGGAGGGTCTCGTGGCGAGCACGTTGGAGACGACGAAGAGCGCGCCGGCGGAGCCGTTCGAACCCGTCGATCTGCGCGAGGTCGTCGAGGCGTCCGCGGCGTCATATGCGCCCCTCATCTCCGGCAATCGCCAGGAGCTCGGGATCAGCGGTGCGGAGAGCCTCGTCATCTACGGCGACGCGTTCCGACTGCGGCAGGTGCTCGACAACCTGCTCAGCAACGCGGTCAAGTACACGCCGGCCGGCGGCCGAATCGACGTCCGCCTCGGCACGGCGGCCGACGGGCAGGCCGAAGTGGTCATCAGCGACACCGGAACGGGCATCGCCGCCGATGAGCTGCCGCGCCTGTTCGACCCGTACTTCCGCACCGACCGCGCCGTCCAGGCGGGTATCGCGGGCACCGGACTCGGCATGGGCATCGCCCGGGGCATCATTGAGGCACATGAAGGAAGCATCGGCGTGGAGAGCGGAGTCGGCGCCGGCACGACCGTCACCCTGCGTTTTCCGCAGCGGCGAGTGAAAGAGGTCCTGGAATGA
- a CDS encoding response regulator transcription factor: MSERSIGALVAVIIEDDADVRSLLDEVFRAAGFRTVLTGSGLEGIAAIEEHAPVITTLDINLPGIDGFEVARRIRRISSTFIIMLSALADESDVVLGLTSGADEYLVKPFRPRELRARIEALLRRPRSEDPRSVPAARTVADTPPAPSADATVLTWRGMVHRDLSLDLDTRIVLVGQRRIDLTPTEFELLAALLTAQRRVCSKAELALGLRGVPPGVSGHVSEPDKRAIETHIANLRRKIGDSSAEPRYVETVRGVGYRLTPADDDTR, encoded by the coding sequence ATGAGCGAGCGAAGCATCGGCGCTCTCGTGGCCGTGATCATCGAGGATGATGCCGATGTGAGGTCGCTGCTCGACGAGGTGTTCCGCGCTGCCGGCTTCCGGACCGTCCTGACCGGTTCGGGCCTGGAGGGCATCGCCGCGATCGAGGAGCACGCTCCCGTCATCACGACGCTCGACATCAACCTTCCGGGGATCGACGGCTTCGAGGTCGCCCGCAGGATCCGTCGGATCAGTTCGACGTTCATCATCATGCTGTCCGCGCTGGCGGACGAGTCGGATGTCGTGCTCGGGCTGACCTCCGGCGCGGACGAGTACCTGGTCAAGCCGTTCCGGCCGCGCGAGCTCCGGGCGAGGATCGAGGCGCTTCTCCGCCGTCCGCGCAGCGAGGACCCGCGCAGCGTGCCGGCGGCCCGCACCGTGGCGGACACTCCACCGGCACCGAGCGCCGACGCGACGGTGCTGACGTGGCGGGGGATGGTGCACCGCGACCTCAGCCTCGACCTCGACACCCGGATCGTCCTGGTGGGGCAGCGGCGGATCGACCTCACCCCGACCGAGTTCGAGCTGCTCGCGGCGCTTCTCACGGCGCAGCGGAGGGTCTGCAGCAAGGCCGAGCTGGCTCTCGGACTGCGCGGCGTCCCTCCCGGGGTGTCCGGTCATGTCAGCGAGCCCGACAAGCGCGCCATCGAGACGCACATCGCGAACCTGCGACGCAAGATCGGCGACAGCTCCGCGGAGCCGCGGTATGTGGAGACGGTGCGCGGCGTGGGCTACCGTCTCACCCCCGCGGACGACGACACGCGGTAG
- the tsaE gene encoding tRNA (adenosine(37)-N6)-threonylcarbamoyltransferase complex ATPase subunit type 1 TsaE, translating to MSVDTAFLGRREIATSEEMEQLGLRIGEQLAAGDLLILTGPLGAGKTTFTRGLAEGLGVRGPVQSPTFVIARTHPSLVGRAPLVHVDAYRLGSAAELDDLDLDLARSVVVIEWGRGMAEELADSWWDIELERPVGGGDIDPSELDADAPRVVTIRKEAAS from the coding sequence ATGAGCGTCGACACCGCGTTCCTCGGGCGCCGGGAGATCGCCACCTCGGAGGAGATGGAGCAGCTCGGCCTGCGCATCGGCGAGCAGCTCGCGGCGGGAGATCTGCTCATCCTCACCGGTCCGCTCGGCGCAGGGAAGACGACGTTCACGCGCGGACTCGCGGAGGGCCTCGGCGTGCGCGGACCCGTGCAGAGCCCGACCTTCGTGATCGCGCGCACGCATCCGTCCCTCGTCGGGCGGGCACCGCTCGTGCACGTCGACGCGTACCGCCTCGGCTCCGCCGCCGAGCTCGACGACCTCGATCTCGATCTCGCGCGGTCGGTGGTCGTGATCGAGTGGGGCCGCGGGATGGCCGAGGAGCTCGCGGATTCGTGGTGGGACATCGAGCTCGAGCGCCCGGTGGGCGGCGGGGACATCGACCCGTCGGAGCTGGATGCCGACGCCCCGCGGGTCGTCACGATCCGCAAGGAGGCGGCATCATGA
- the alr gene encoding alanine racemase, translating into MTVPFREATIDLDAIADNVRHFRRLTGVEIIAVVKANAYGHGAAATAVAALSAGATRIGVAEIPEALELRRQGVHAPIMAWLHAPGERFERAAAENIELGISSFDQLEAAAAAASVDRPVGVHLKFETGLSRNGIAPADWARVLAEAARLERIGRLRIVGLFSHLSNTSPEDDRAALARFEEGVAAAASFGIRPEIRHIAATAAAIDLPEMRLDAVRIGIGLYGLSPFDDRRSAELGLRPAMTLRGSIAAVRRVSAGSGVSYGYDHRTDRDTTLVLVPLGYADGVPRSGSGRLPVSIAGRRFLNVGRVAMDQFVVDVGDTPVSIGDEVVLFGDPTLGVPSAAEWADAAGTINYEIVTRIGHRVPRRAS; encoded by the coding sequence GTGACCGTCCCGTTCCGCGAAGCGACCATCGACCTCGATGCGATCGCCGACAACGTGCGGCACTTCCGTCGACTCACCGGCGTCGAGATCATCGCCGTCGTGAAGGCGAATGCCTACGGCCACGGTGCGGCAGCCACCGCCGTCGCCGCCCTGTCCGCCGGCGCCACCCGCATCGGCGTCGCCGAGATCCCCGAGGCGCTGGAGCTGCGCCGGCAGGGCGTGCACGCCCCGATCATGGCGTGGCTGCATGCGCCGGGGGAGCGGTTCGAGCGCGCCGCCGCCGAGAACATCGAGCTCGGGATCTCCTCCTTCGATCAGCTCGAGGCCGCGGCGGCCGCGGCGAGCGTCGACCGACCTGTCGGCGTGCACCTGAAGTTCGAGACCGGACTCTCGCGCAACGGCATCGCCCCGGCGGACTGGGCGCGCGTGCTCGCGGAGGCGGCACGGCTCGAGCGGATCGGACGTCTGCGCATCGTCGGCCTGTTCAGCCACCTCTCGAACACCTCGCCCGAAGACGACAGGGCGGCCCTCGCACGATTCGAGGAAGGCGTCGCCGCTGCGGCGTCCTTCGGCATCCGTCCGGAAATCCGGCACATCGCGGCCACTGCGGCGGCCATCGACCTGCCCGAGATGCGCCTCGACGCGGTCCGCATCGGCATCGGGCTGTACGGACTCTCGCCGTTCGACGATCGCCGCTCCGCCGAACTGGGGCTGCGCCCCGCGATGACCCTGCGCGGATCGATCGCGGCCGTGCGCCGAGTGAGCGCCGGTTCCGGCGTCTCGTACGGCTACGACCACCGCACCGACCGCGACACCACGCTGGTGCTCGTCCCGCTCGGGTACGCCGACGGCGTCCCCCGCAGCGGTTCCGGCAGGCTCCCGGTGTCGATCGCCGGGCGGCGCTTCCTGAACGTCGGGCGCGTCGCGATGGACCAGTTCGTCGTCGACGTCGGCGACACCCCGGTCTCGATCGGCGACGAGGTGGTGCTGTTCGGCGACCCCACACTCGGCGTGCCGTCGGCCGCGGAGTGGGCGGATGCCGCGGGCACGATCAACTACGAGATCGTCACGCGCATCGGCCATCGGGTGCCCCGGCGGGCATCATGA
- a CDS encoding holo-ACP synthase: MIIGTGIDLVDIPRFERTMERTPRLRERLFAPSERALRLPSLAARYAAKEALIKALGGSDGVHWTEIEIASESSGKPHFVLSGSTAAVVEERGILTLHLTLTHDAGLAAAFVVAEGAPL, encoded by the coding sequence GTGATCATCGGGACCGGCATCGACCTCGTGGACATCCCGCGGTTCGAACGGACCATGGAGCGGACGCCACGTCTGCGCGAGCGACTCTTCGCGCCGTCGGAGCGGGCCCTCCGTCTTCCCTCCCTCGCCGCGCGCTACGCCGCGAAGGAAGCGCTGATCAAGGCGCTGGGCGGCTCGGACGGCGTGCACTGGACCGAGATCGAGATCGCCTCGGAGTCCTCGGGCAAGCCGCACTTCGTCCTCTCGGGTTCGACGGCCGCCGTCGTCGAGGAGCGCGGCATCCTCACGCTCCACCTCACCCTCACCCACGACGCCGGTCTCGCCGCCGCGTTCGTCGTCGCCGAAGGAGCGCCACTGTGA
- a CDS encoding type IV toxin-antitoxin system AbiEi family antitoxin domain-containing protein: protein MMDPAYLLARFGGVARGTTLQDYGCSRTRIAAAADAGEIRRVRQGVFALPKTDAGVLAAAAHGGSLTCAAALRAHGVWMLPAPNHEVHVWMGRSGRPHPHEGCSCTTHYSPGSAGLGLAPVVVCLIHAYRCLDEEAFFAAYESAWNKRLIGAHDRARIRRELPRAAGWLLDLARPDAESGLESLLRLRLHLHGIRLDCQVSIPGVGRVDFVVAGRIILEADGRENHTHAKRHDDLRRDAAASALGFETLRFDYAMIVHDWPTVLAAIVPALGRSRG, encoded by the coding sequence ATGATGGATCCGGCCTATCTCCTCGCCCGCTTCGGCGGCGTCGCACGGGGAACCACACTCCAGGATTACGGATGCTCGCGCACGAGGATCGCGGCCGCGGCGGATGCCGGCGAGATCCGGCGTGTGCGACAGGGGGTCTTCGCTCTGCCGAAGACGGATGCCGGAGTCCTGGCGGCCGCCGCACACGGGGGCAGCCTCACCTGCGCTGCGGCGCTGCGCGCCCACGGTGTCTGGATGCTGCCCGCTCCGAACCACGAGGTTCACGTCTGGATGGGACGGAGCGGCCGTCCGCACCCCCACGAGGGATGCTCGTGCACCACCCACTACTCGCCCGGCTCCGCGGGTCTCGGACTCGCCCCCGTCGTGGTCTGCCTGATCCACGCCTACCGCTGCCTCGACGAAGAGGCCTTCTTCGCCGCGTATGAGTCAGCCTGGAACAAGCGTCTCATCGGCGCCCACGACCGCGCACGGATCCGCCGCGAACTGCCCCGAGCGGCCGGCTGGTTGCTCGATCTCGCGCGGCCGGATGCCGAGAGCGGGCTCGAATCCCTGCTCAGACTGCGGCTGCATCTGCACGGCATCCGCCTGGACTGTCAGGTCTCGATCCCCGGCGTGGGCCGGGTCGACTTCGTCGTGGCCGGGCGGATCATCCTCGAGGCCGACGGCAGGGAGAACCACACGCACGCCAAGCGACATGACGATCTGCGAAGGGATGCCGCGGCATCCGCCCTCGGATTCGAGACCCTGCGATTCGATTACGCCATGATCGTGCACGACTGGCCGACGGTCCTCGCCGCGATCGTGCCCGCGCTCGGACGATCCCGAGGGTGA
- the glmS gene encoding glutamine--fructose-6-phosphate transaminase (isomerizing), whose protein sequence is MCGIVGYVGPRPSQDILLAGLARLEYRGYDSAGVAVIDGDGALGMRKKAGKLAVLRDSLADAPLSDGSTGIGHTRWATHGGPTDVNAHPHLADDDKLAVIHNGIIENFSALREELLADGVVFRSETDTEVAAALLGREYAGNGGDLQLAFRSVVNRLEGAFTLLAMHEDHPGLVVGARRNSPLVIGLGEGENFLGSDVAAFIEHTRKALAIGQDQIVSITPDAVTVTDFFGAPVQAEPFDVSWDAAAAEKGGWSSFMAKEVAEQPEAVANTIRGRIQDGQVVIPELDGLDELFTGINRVIITACGTASYAALVGKYAIEQWARVAVDVELAHEFRYRDPVIGADTLVVSISQSGETMDTLMAVKYARERGARTLSICNTQGATIPRESDAVVYTHAGPEVAVASTKAFSAQITALLLLGLHMGRVRGTVSDASADVAELAALPEKVARVLESEQEHVTQLAGWMADTRSVLFLGRHVGYPIALEGALKLKEISYIHAEGFAAGELKHGPIALIEPGQPVFVLVPSPRHSALVHSKVVSNIQEIRARGARVIVIAEEGDAAVLPFADEVIHIPLAGPMFEPLLAVVPLQIFAMALATAKGLDVDQPRNLAKSVTVE, encoded by the coding sequence ATGTGTGGAATCGTCGGATACGTGGGCCCGCGCCCCAGCCAGGACATCCTTCTCGCCGGCCTCGCCCGCCTCGAGTACCGCGGATATGACTCCGCCGGCGTCGCCGTCATCGACGGAGACGGCGCGCTCGGGATGCGCAAGAAGGCGGGCAAGCTCGCCGTGCTGCGCGACTCGCTCGCCGATGCACCCCTCTCGGACGGCTCGACCGGCATCGGCCACACCCGCTGGGCGACGCACGGCGGTCCGACCGACGTCAACGCGCACCCGCACCTCGCCGACGACGACAAGCTCGCCGTCATCCACAACGGCATCATCGAGAACTTCTCGGCGCTGCGCGAGGAGCTCCTCGCCGACGGCGTCGTGTTCCGCAGCGAGACCGACACCGAGGTGGCTGCAGCCCTCCTCGGCCGCGAGTACGCCGGCAACGGCGGCGACCTGCAGCTCGCGTTCCGCAGCGTCGTGAACCGCCTCGAGGGCGCGTTCACGCTGCTCGCGATGCACGAGGACCACCCGGGGCTCGTGGTCGGCGCTCGCCGCAACTCCCCGCTCGTCATCGGCCTGGGGGAGGGCGAGAACTTCCTCGGCTCCGACGTCGCCGCGTTCATCGAGCACACCCGCAAGGCGCTCGCGATCGGGCAGGACCAGATCGTCTCGATCACCCCGGATGCCGTCACCGTCACCGACTTCTTCGGAGCGCCGGTCCAGGCCGAGCCGTTCGACGTCTCCTGGGACGCCGCCGCCGCCGAGAAGGGCGGATGGTCGAGCTTCATGGCCAAGGAGGTCGCGGAGCAGCCCGAGGCCGTCGCGAACACGATCCGCGGCCGCATCCAGGACGGCCAGGTCGTCATCCCCGAGCTCGACGGGCTCGACGAGCTCTTCACCGGCATCAACCGCGTGATCATCACGGCCTGCGGCACGGCATCCTACGCAGCGCTCGTCGGCAAGTACGCGATCGAGCAGTGGGCGCGCGTCGCGGTCGACGTCGAGCTCGCGCACGAGTTCCGCTACCGCGACCCGGTGATCGGCGCCGACACGCTCGTCGTCTCGATCAGCCAGTCGGGCGAGACCATGGACACGCTCATGGCCGTCAAGTACGCCCGCGAGCGCGGTGCCCGCACCCTCTCCATCTGCAACACGCAGGGCGCGACCATCCCGCGCGAGTCGGATGCCGTCGTCTACACGCACGCCGGTCCCGAGGTCGCCGTCGCGTCGACCAAGGCGTTCTCGGCGCAGATCACCGCGCTTCTGCTGCTCGGCCTGCACATGGGCCGCGTCCGTGGAACGGTCTCCGACGCGTCGGCAGACGTCGCAGAGCTCGCCGCTCTGCCCGAGAAGGTCGCCCGCGTGCTCGAGAGCGAGCAGGAGCACGTCACCCAGCTCGCCGGCTGGATGGCCGACACCCGCTCGGTGCTGTTCCTCGGCCGCCACGTCGGCTACCCGATCGCGCTCGAGGGAGCTCTCAAGCTCAAGGAGATCTCGTACATCCACGCCGAGGGCTTCGCCGCCGGCGAGCTCAAGCACGGTCCGATCGCGCTCATCGAGCCGGGTCAGCCCGTGTTCGTGCTGGTGCCGTCGCCGCGTCACTCGGCGCTCGTGCACTCAAAGGTCGTCTCGAACATCCAGGAGATCCGCGCCCGCGGCGCGCGGGTCATCGTGATCGCCGAAGAGGGCGATGCCGCGGTGCTGCCCTTCGCCGACGAGGTCATCCACATCCCGCTCGCGGGTCCGATGTTCGAGCCGCTGCTCGCGGTCGTGCCGCTGCAGATCTTCGCCATGGCGCTCGCCACGGCCAAGGGGCTCGACGTCGACCAGCCGCGCAACCTCGCGAAGTCCGTCACGGTCGAGTAG
- the coaA gene encoding type I pantothenate kinase: MTTVDSAQPLSPYREIGRAEWARLAADLDQPLSETEVVEVRGIGDRLSMTEVREVYLPLSRLLSLYATATKRLGAATSSFLQEDDTTTPFVVGVAGSVAVGKSTIARLLRELMSRWPGTPRVELVTTDGFLYPNAELERRGLMERKGFPESYDRRSLIEFLTEVKSGAPEVRAPFYSHMRYDIVPDAHVVVRRPDVVIVEGLNVLQPPPAPNDVAVSDLFDFSIFVDADTSHIEKWYVDRFLALRQGAFSNPSSYFNVFAHLTDEEAITTALGYWNEINMPNLVENVMPTKHRARLVLNKGADHTVESVLLRKL; encoded by the coding sequence GTGACCACCGTCGACTCTGCGCAGCCGCTGTCTCCGTATCGTGAGATCGGTCGTGCGGAATGGGCGCGTCTGGCCGCCGACCTCGATCAGCCGCTCAGCGAGACCGAGGTCGTCGAGGTCCGCGGCATCGGCGACAGGCTGAGCATGACCGAGGTCCGCGAGGTCTACCTGCCGCTCAGCCGCCTGCTCAGCCTCTACGCCACGGCGACCAAGCGCCTCGGAGCGGCGACCTCGTCGTTCCTGCAGGAGGACGACACGACGACGCCGTTCGTCGTCGGCGTCGCCGGCTCGGTCGCCGTCGGCAAGTCGACGATCGCCCGACTGCTGCGCGAGCTCATGAGCCGTTGGCCCGGCACGCCCCGGGTCGAGCTCGTCACGACCGACGGCTTCCTCTACCCGAACGCCGAGCTCGAGCGCCGTGGCCTGATGGAGCGCAAGGGCTTCCCGGAGTCGTACGACCGACGCTCCCTCATCGAGTTCCTCACCGAGGTGAAGAGCGGGGCCCCCGAGGTGCGCGCTCCCTTCTACTCGCACATGCGGTACGACATCGTCCCCGACGCGCATGTCGTCGTACGGCGGCCCGACGTCGTGATCGTCGAGGGGCTGAACGTGCTGCAGCCGCCGCCCGCGCCGAACGACGTCGCGGTCAGCGATCTGTTCGACTTCTCGATCTTCGTCGACGCCGACACCTCGCACATCGAGAAGTGGTACGTCGACCGCTTCCTCGCGCTGCGGCAGGGCGCGTTCAGCAATCCGTCGTCGTACTTCAACGTCTTCGCGCACCTCACCGACGAGGAGGCGATCACGACGGCGCTCGGCTACTGGAACGAGATCAACATGCCGAACCTCGTCGAGAACGTGATGCCCACCAAGCACCGCGCGCGTCTGGTCCTGAACAAGGGCGCCGACCACACGGTCGAATCCGTCCTGCTCCGCAAGCTCTGA
- a CDS encoding Ppx/GppA phosphatase family protein: MRLGVLDIGSNTVHMLAADVRPGGRPLAKTSDRTVLRLMRYLTPEGAISEEGVVALEEAVAQARRVADSEKVDELLATATSAVRDAQNGVDVIARIEAALGQPLQVLDGETEAELTFLAVRRWFGWSAGQLLLLDIGGGSLEIAAGAEEMPDAAASVPLGAGRMTVQFLPNDPPGEEDVERLRAHAKKTLAAVLPQFLALPRPDHVVGSSKAIRSLARLVGYPAPGWSGTDRMLLPRASLGSWIPRLARLPASARQELPGITPDRTFQIVAAAVSLHAAMTVLDIEELEVSPWALREGVLLRYIEQLNWSGTRS; this comes from the coding sequence GTGCGCCTGGGAGTCCTCGACATCGGTTCCAACACCGTCCACATGCTCGCCGCCGACGTCCGCCCCGGCGGTCGCCCGCTCGCGAAGACGAGCGACCGGACGGTGCTGCGCCTCATGCGCTACCTCACACCGGAGGGCGCGATCTCCGAGGAAGGGGTCGTCGCGCTCGAGGAGGCGGTCGCGCAGGCGCGCAGGGTCGCCGACAGCGAGAAGGTCGACGAGCTCCTGGCGACCGCGACGAGCGCCGTGCGCGACGCGCAGAACGGCGTCGACGTGATCGCCCGCATCGAGGCCGCCCTCGGGCAGCCGCTGCAGGTGCTCGACGGCGAGACCGAGGCCGAGCTGACCTTCCTCGCGGTGCGCCGCTGGTTCGGGTGGTCGGCGGGGCAGCTGCTGCTCCTCGACATCGGCGGCGGCTCGCTCGAGATCGCGGCGGGTGCCGAGGAGATGCCGGATGCCGCGGCATCCGTCCCTCTGGGCGCCGGACGAATGACCGTGCAGTTCCTGCCGAACGACCCGCCCGGCGAGGAAGACGTCGAAAGGCTGCGAGCGCACGCGAAGAAGACGCTCGCCGCCGTGCTGCCGCAGTTCCTCGCGCTCCCGCGTCCCGATCATGTCGTCGGCTCGTCGAAGGCGATCCGCTCGCTCGCCCGACTCGTCGGATACCCGGCACCCGGCTGGTCGGGGACCGATCGGATGCTGCTCCCCCGCGCTTCGCTCGGCTCCTGGATCCCGCGTCTCGCGCGGCTCCCGGCATCCGCTCGTCAGGAGCTCCCCGGGATCACGCCGGACCGCACGTTCCAGATCGTCGCCGCGGCGGTCTCGCTGCATGCGGCGATGACCGTGCTCGACATCGAGGAGCTCGAGGTGTCGCCGTGGGCGCTGCGCGAGGGCGTGCTGCTGCGCTACATCGAGCAGCTGAACTGGAGCGGCACCCGAAGCTGA
- a CDS encoding VanZ family protein: protein MSAPAVVRAHTGAVVARALLVGYLLFVGFTVWLPATVSAKVTGLVGIVATWVADAGIASYSRSAFVLEILANVALFVPVGLLLALAWPRLRLWQTVLIGALMSVVIETVQGVMPSRFPTLSDVIANTTGTLIGALIVTIILSLAGVGRPSPARRLTA from the coding sequence ATGTCCGCTCCTGCCGTCGTCCGCGCCCACACCGGCGCCGTCGTGGCGCGGGCGCTGCTGGTCGGCTACCTGCTCTTCGTGGGCTTCACGGTGTGGCTGCCCGCGACGGTCTCCGCCAAGGTCACGGGTCTCGTCGGCATCGTCGCCACCTGGGTCGCGGATGCCGGGATCGCGTCGTACTCGCGGAGCGCCTTCGTGCTGGAGATCCTCGCCAACGTGGCGCTCTTCGTGCCCGTCGGCCTGCTCCTCGCACTGGCCTGGCCGCGCCTGCGGCTGTGGCAGACCGTGCTGATCGGCGCGCTGATGAGCGTGGTCATCGAGACCGTGCAGGGGGTGATGCCCTCGCGGTTCCCGACGCTGTCGGACGTGATCGCGAACACCACGGGCACGCTGATCGGCGCGCTGATCGTGACGATCATCCTGTCTCTCGCGGGCGTCGGCCGACCGTCTCCTGCGCGTAGGCTGACGGCGTGA
- a CDS encoding low molecular weight phosphatase family protein — protein MNAHSQDGPPAGMSRREWRESQAPAAAPEAPPAEAPVMPDFLGGPPPAEQPSASLTILTVCTGNICRSPLAEVLLRGRLEPLGVRVHSAGTHALVGHGMPEPALDLALKAGADPQVAAAHQARYLVEPIIGDADLVLAMAREHRSHVVKMMPNRLRRTFTVREFARLASTLSTEDARRAADAAGGSPQDRFAAVLRAVADQRGLTPSAAEDDDVVDPYRRSSETYARSAAQLVPALDEVERIVRAALG, from the coding sequence GTGAACGCGCATTCTCAGGACGGTCCGCCCGCCGGCATGAGCCGCCGGGAGTGGCGTGAATCCCAGGCACCCGCCGCCGCGCCCGAGGCTCCCCCGGCGGAAGCGCCGGTCATGCCCGACTTCCTCGGGGGCCCGCCGCCCGCCGAGCAGCCGAGCGCGAGCCTCACGATCCTCACCGTCTGCACGGGGAACATCTGCCGCTCCCCTCTGGCCGAGGTGCTGCTGCGCGGCAGGCTCGAGCCGCTGGGCGTCCGCGTGCACAGCGCCGGGACGCACGCCCTGGTCGGCCACGGCATGCCCGAGCCCGCCCTCGACCTCGCGCTGAAGGCCGGTGCGGATCCGCAGGTCGCCGCCGCTCACCAGGCCCGCTATCTCGTCGAGCCGATCATCGGCGACGCCGACCTCGTCCTCGCGATGGCTCGTGAGCACCGGTCGCACGTGGTCAAGATGATGCCCAATCGGCTGCGCCGCACGTTCACGGTCCGCGAGTTCGCCCGCCTCGCCTCGACCCTGAGCACGGAAGACGCGCGCCGCGCAGCGGATGCCGCCGGCGGATCGCCGCAGGATCGGTTCGCCGCCGTGCTCCGCGCCGTCGCCGACCAGCGCGGCCTGACGCCGTCGGCTGCCGAGGACGACGACGTGGTCGACCCCTACCGACGCTCCAGCGAGACGTATGCGCGCTCCGCCGCTCAGCTGGTTCCGGCGCTCGACGAGGTCGAGCGGATCGTGCGCGCGGCACTCGGCTGA